The genomic DNA CGACCAGGCTGAAGCCCACGCAGATCAGCGGCAGGCCTTCGCCTCGCGCGCCAACGAAGGTGCCGGTGGACACATTACGGCTGGGGCCGGAGCCGGCCACCATGCAGGTGTAGAGCAGGTCGACGCCATCCGGCTTGTTCGGCCAGTTGATAGCGAAGCTCTCGATGAATTCGTCGCTGCCGGGCGTGCCGATGCGGCCTTCGCTGGAAACCACTTCGCCTGTGTGTTGCAGGTGCGCGGTGAGCTCGAAAGCGGTGGGGCCAGCGGTTGCGGTAAGGGTTGGGGCTGGTTCGCTGCTGGCCACCACGGCAAAAGTGCGCATGATGGCGGGCGAGGTGTCGATGCGGTCGATGCGCAGGTCGACCGGGTCGATCACGTCGTCGAACATGTGGTATTCGGTGATCAGTACGGTGGTCACGCCACCTTTGACCCGGGCCACAATGGTGTCGCCCAGTTTGGTCAGCATGTTCTTGCTGACGCCCTCTGCAGGGAAGAAATCGATCGAGCCTTTGCCTAGCGGTGCTTGTTGAAGCGCGATGCACACAGGTTTGTCGGCAGGCGGCTGCGAGGCATATCGAAAAATGTACATGCCCGGTTCCAGCAATGTAACGCGGGAACTGATCTTCAAGCCATCGAGGGGCTGGGAAGGCATAGACATGGCGTTGTTAAGCTCCTTTTAAACGAAACACCGGTAGCTAACTTGCTCAAACCCGTGCGTACACCTGAAGCGGCCGGTAAAGGCTCCTTGCGAGGGGCGAAGATGAAGGGATGTGGAAATGTTGTCAACTCACAAAGCTAAAAAAAAATTCATCGAAAAACTGAACTAAATCCTCGGGTTAAGGATCGCAGGCCGCGTATGGTAAGGGACTGCGCGAGTAGTGATGAGCTTTGAGTTATGATTTTTTTCTCGTAAAAACAAGGATTTATCTTGCCCGTTTATCGGTTAGTCAATTTAATATCGGTCAAAATTAAGGTGCGGCAGGCTGTCGCAGAACCGGGGGGCCGTTGGTCGGCTTCATGATGAGTGATGGCCTTCTGCTGCGTAAGTAAACAGTTATGAACCTTTTTATGCCGGTTTATTGACGAATGTCATCGTTTTTTCATAAATAGTACTGTTCATCGGCTGTGCATGCGCCGCGCTTGCAGATAAGGCAGGCTGCGTTCTTCTCGCTGGGTGTTACACTGCCGGCCGCTTTTGTCTTTCTCAGTATGGATACCATGAGTTCACAATCCGAAAATAACCTGCAAACCGCACTCAAAGCCTGTAAAAGCAGCTTCCTTTCGGTCGGTTTCTTCAGCTTCTTCGTCAATGCGCTGATGCTGGTGCCCACCTTCTTCATGATTCAGGTGTCCGGGCGCGTCGTACCTTCCAGCAGCACCTCCACGTTGTTGATGCTTACCCTTATTCTTACCATTCTGGTCGCCACCATGGGTGCGCTGGAGTGGGTGCGCTCACGCATCATGGTGCGTATCAGCAACCGTTTGGATGTGATGCTCAGCCGCGATGTGTATCGGGCCAGCTTCAAGCGCGCACTGAACAGTGGTGGTTCGGACGCCACTGCGCAGTCGTTGAACGATTTGACCGCATTGCGTCAGTTTTTCACCGGTACGGGGCTTTTTGCGTTTTTCGATGCACCATGGTTTCCCATTTATACAGCGGTAATGTTCCTGTTCCATCCTTGGTTCGGTTGGATGACGCTTGGGTGCGGTGTAGCACTCGCGGTCTTGGCGGTGGTCAACCACCGCGTGACCGGCAAGGCGTTGGCCACTGCCAACAAAGAGAACGTCGCCTCTAACGTCATCACCACCAAAACCCTGCGCAATGCCGAAGTCATCGAGTCGATGGGCATGCTTGAAACGCTGATGAATCGCTGGGCCAAGCGCCAGCGCAACATCATGCTGTTGCAGTCAGAGGCAAGCGATAAGGGCGGCGTGGTCACCTCGATTTCCAAGACGTTCCGCACCTGGTCGCAGTCGATCATGCTGGCCATCGGTGCTTACCTGGTAGTGACTCACGAAATCAACCCAGGCCTGCTGATGGCCGGTTCCTTGCTGCTGGGCCGAGCGCTGTCACCCATCGACCAGATGATCGGTAGCTGGAAAGGTTTCGTCGCCGCCAAGGTTCAGTACGACCGCCTGAGCAAGGTGATGGACGACCTCAACAAAGAGCCGGAGCGCATGCCACTGCCTGCCCCGGAAGGCCACATCCAGGTGGAAAACCTGATTGTCGCGCCCCCAGGCGCCAAGGCCCCGGTACTGCGCAGCATCAGCTTCGTGGCGCCAGCCGGCTCCGTCGTCGGCATCGTTGGCCCGAGCGCTGCGGGCAAGTCCACGCTGGTGCGCGCCCTGATGGGCATCTGGCCACCCCAGCACGGCGTGGTGCGCCTGGATGGCGCCGACATCTCGACCTGGGACAAGCAGGCCCTCGGCCCTTACGTCGGCTACCTGCCGCAGGACATCGAGCTGTTCGAAGGCAGCATCAGCGAAAACATCGCCCGCTTCGACAAAGTCGACCCGCAGAAGGTGGTGCAGGCGGCGCAGATGGCCGGTGTGCACGAAATGATCCTGATGCTCCCGGACGGCTACGACACCGTGATTGGTAAGGACGGCGTCAACCTTTCAGGCGGCCAGCGCCAGCGCATCGGCCTTGCCCGTGCCGTTTATGGCAACCCGCGCCTGATCGTGCTCGATGAGCCCAACTCCAACCTGGACGATGTGGGCGAGCGCGCACTGGGCGTAGCCCTGCAAAAGCTCAAGGAAACCGGCGCCACGGTGTTCATCGTGTCGCACCGCCCCAACATCCTCACGCGCCTGGACCGCGTCCTGGTCATGGCTGGCGGCACCATCTCGATGTATGGCGAGCGTGATCGCGTCATCGCCGAGCTGGCCGCACAGCAGGCCAAGGGCCAGCAGCGCGTCGCCCAACCGGCCGCGCCGCAACCTCCGGCCGTCGCGCCCACCGCACCTCGCCCGGCTCCCCCTGCGGCTCCTGCCGCTGCGCCCGTCACCACGACCAGCACTGGCGCATAAAAGGATTTTTTGATGAGCAGCAAAGCAATCACCACGTTCGACCACAATTTCGATGACATGCCCACCTCCGATCGCGGTATTCGCCGCATCGGCCTGACCATCGTTTTCGTTACTTTCGGCATTTTTGGCACCTGGGCTGCCGTCGCCCCGTTGAGCAATGCCGTACACGGTTCCGGCGTTGTCACTGTGCAAAACTACCGCAAGACCGTGCAGCACCTGGAAGGCGGTATCGTCAAGGAACTGTTGGCCCGTGACGGTGACATGGTCAAGCAGGGCGACCCGCTGATCGTGCTGGATGAAGCTCAGCTTAGCTCCGAGTACGAGTCCACCCGTAACCAGCTGATCGTGGCTCGCTATAAAGAAGCGCGCTTGCGCGCCGAGCGCGATGGGTTACAGGCTATCCCGCCTGTAACCATGGACGGCACCGATTCGGACCGGGCCATGGAAGCCCTGGCCGGTGAGCAGCAGGTGTTCAAGGCGCGGCACGATGCGTTGCAAGGCGAGATCTCGGTCAACCGCGAGCGCATCGAGCAGATGAAGCAGCAGATCGCTGGCCTCAACGACATGATCCGCACCAAGCGCAACCTGGAAAAGTCCTACACCGGTGAAATCAAGCAGCTCAAAGAGCTGTTGGCCGAAGGCTTCGTCGACAACCAGCGCCTGCTTGAGCAGGAGCGCAAGCTCGACCTGCTCAAGACCGAAGTGGCCGACCATGAGTCGACCATCACCAAGACCAAGCTGCAGATCGGCGAAACCGAGCTGCAGATCGTGCAGTTGAAGAAGAAATTCGACTCGGATGTGGCCAACGAACTCTCCGAAGTACAGGCCCAGGTGTTCGACCTGCAGGAAAAAGAAGCTGCGCTGCGTGACCGCCTGTCGCGGGTGGTGATCCGCGCACCCGAAAGCGGCATGGTGCTGGACATGAAGGTGCACACCATCGGCGGTGTGGTCAGTGCGGCCACACCACTGCTCGATATCGTCCCGGCCTCTTCGGAGCTGGTGGTCGAAGCCAAGGTCGCGACCAAAGACATCGACCGCCTTGAGCTTGGCAAAACGGCGGATATCCGTTTCAGTGCCTTCAACCAAGCGACAACCCCGGTTATCGAAGGCACGCTGATCCGTATCTCCGCGGATAGCCTGACTGAGGAACGTACGGGTGACCCGTACTATCTGGTCCGGGTTAAGGTCACGGAGGACGGCATGGAAAAACTCGGCAACCGCAAGCTACAACCCGGCATGCCAGCTGATGTCCTGATCAACGCAGGCGACCGCACGATGCTGCAGTACCTGCTGAAACCGGCGCGCAACATGTTCGCTGAATCGCTGATCGAGGAATGATTGTGCTGCGTTTGCTACCTGGTGTTTTGATTTGCATGACCGCCTGGCAGGCGATGGCGGTGGAGTCCCAGGGCGAAATGCCAAAAGGTGTCGCCGCATCGACCTACGCCCTGGACCTCGCAGGGCTCTACCGCGAGGCCCGCCTGGAAGACCCCCGCGTGCTGGCCGCCTACGCCCGGGCGCGTTCGGCGGCTGAGCAGCAGCGTGAAGCCCTGGGTGGTTTGCTGCCGCAGGTGTCGGCCAACGCTAACTCCAGCCGCGTGTTGCGCAAGAATGAACTGTCGCGCGACATCTATAACAACGAAAGTTACTCGCTCAGCCTGACCCAGTACCTGTACAACAAGCCGGCCTGGGAGCGTTACCAGAAGTCCAAGAGCGTCAAGGCCCAGAAAGGCCAGCAGGCCGAGGATACCTTGGCCGAAGCGACCGTCGACCTGGCCAAGCGCTACTTCGTTGCTTTGGCGGCAGACGATGAGCTGGCGCTGGTGCAGGCCGAGCGCCGCGCCACGCAAAAGAACCTCGACCGCGTCAGCATGATGTTCGACCGGCAGATGGCCAAGATCACCGACAAGCTCGACATGCAGGCGCGTGTCGACTCGCTGGCGGCGCAAGAGGTCGACGCACGCAACCAGGTGCAGGTCAGCCGTGAGGCACTGGCCGAAATTGTCGGGCGGCCGATCAACGAACCGCTGAGTCGGGTGCGTAATGATGTGGCACTGCAGGCGCCGACGCGCCCGCTGCAAAGCTGGATTACCCAGGCGGTTGAAACCAACCCGATGCTCAAGGCTTCGCAAAGCGGCGCCGAGGCCGCCAATGCTGCGGTGCGCGAGGGCAAGGGCGAGCATTATCCTCAGCTGTCCCTGAGCTTGAGTGCACAGCAGAGTGACCAGGGTTACGACAATACCCAGGCGCCGCGCAGCGACAGTTATGTGGCCACGTTCGGGGTGAAAATCCCGATCTATAGCGGCGGTTCCACCTCTGCCCGGGTGCGTGGGCTGTATGACGAGCAACTGGCGGCCGAAGAGCAGATGGAAGGTGTGCGCCGCCAAGTGGTTAAAGAAACCACCACGGCGTACCTCACTGCCCAGTCCAGTGTCGAGAAGATCCGCGCCAACCGTAATGCCTTGTCCTCGGCGCAGAAGTCCAGCGTTGCCGCGCAAAAGGCGTTCACCTACGGCGTGGTCAACGCCGTGGATGTGCTGACGGCCGTACAGAACGAGTTCAAGGCGCGGCGTGATCTGTTGAGGTCGCAATACGATTTCATCACTAACCTGTTCCTGCTCAATCGCTGGGCAGGGGAGTTGAACCAGGAAAGCGTGGACAACGTCAACGTGTGGTTGAGCCCGGTGCCTGAGACCAGCCTGCCTGGTGGCGATGTGGCGCGTGTTGATGGCGCGGCTGCGCTGAATTGAACGGTGGAGGGGGCCAGCGCCGCCCGCGCGGCGCTCGCTCTCACAGGCCCTGCAAAATCCCTCGCCAGGCACCTGCGCCCACCAACCACGCCTACCGCCGAGGCAAAAATTACCCGCTACCCAACACAAGCTTTTTCTGAGTCGAGCACTTCGCCCAACAGATGTATACTCCGTCATCGAACCTTAACGTGCGCGCGGCAGGAACAGCCCGCGCCGGTCTAATAATCACACATGCCCGCACGGCACTATCGGAGTTGGTTAAGTCGCATGAAAGCAATCGTCACTGGGATCACTGGTCAAGACGGCGCCTACCTGGCGGAACTGCTGCTGGAAAAGGGCTACACGGTCTATGGCACCTACCGTCGCACCAGCTCGGTCAACTTCTGGCGCATTGAGGAACTGGGGATCCACACCAACCCCAACCTGCACCTGGTCGAGTACGACCTCACCGACCTGTCGGCCAGCATCCGCCTGCTGCAAACCACCGAAGCCACCGAGGTGTACAACCTCGCTGCGCAAAGCTTCGTTGGCGTGTCGTTCGAACAGCCGCTGACCACCGCCGAAATCACCGGCCTGGGCGCGGTCAACCTGCTCGAAGCCATCCGCATCGTTAACCCGAAAGTGCGCTTCTACCAGGCCTCCACCTCCGAAATGTTCGGCAAGGTGCAGGAAATCCCGCAGGTAGAAACCACCCCGTTCTACCCGCGCAGCCCTTACGGCGTGGCCAAGCTGTACGCTCACTGGATGACCATCAACTACCGTGAGTCGTACAACATCTTCGCCACCAGCGGCATCCTGTTCAACCACGAGTCGCCCCTGCGCGGCCGTGAGTTCGTGACCCGCAAGATCACCGATTCGGTAGCCAAGATCAAACTCGGCCTGCTCGACAAGCTGGAACTGGGCAACCTCGACGCCAAGCGCGACTGGGGCTTTGCCAAGGAATACGTCGAAGGCATGTGGCGCATGCTGCAGGCTGAGGTGCCAGACACCTTCGTACTGGCCACCAACCGTACTGAAACCGTTCGTGACTTCGTTACCATGGCCTTCAAGGCCGCCGGCATCGAAATCAACTGGAGCGGCAAGGACGAGGCAGAGCAGGGTACCTGCGCCGCTTCCGGCAAGGTGCTGGTCGTGATCAACCCGAAATTCTACCGCCCTGCCGAAGTGGAGCTGCTGATCGGCAACCCGGCCAAGGCCAAGGAAGTACTGGGTTGGGAGCCAAAAACCAGCCTGGAAGAGCTGTGCCGCATGATGGTCGAAGCCGACCTGCGTCGTAACGAAAAAGGGTTCTCGTTCTGATGCAAATGGCCAGTAAACGCGCGCTTATCACAGGGATTCAGGGTTTCACCGGCCGCTACATGGCGGCCGAGTTGCGAGCCAGTGGCTATGAAGTAGTCGGTACGGGCAGCCAGGTGCTGGATGCCCCGGACTACCACCAGGTCGACCTTACCGACGGCCCGGGCCTGCGTGCGTTGCTGGCCGAAGTGCAGCCGGATGTCATCGTGCATCTGGCTGCCATTGCGTTTGTCGGGCACGGCGCAGCCGATGCGTTCTACCAGGTCAACCTGGTAGGCACGCGCAACCTGCTCGAAGCCATCGCAGCCTGCGGCAAGGCACCGGACTGTGTGCTGATTGCCAGCAGTGCCAACGTATATGGCAATGTTTCCGAAGGGATGCTGGGCGAGCAGACGCCGCCGGCGCCCGCCAATGATTACGCGGTCAGCAAGCTGGCCATGGAATACATGGCGCGGTTGTGGTTCGACCGCCTGCCAATCGTCATCACGCGCCCCTTCAATTACACAGGTGTTGGGCAGGCAGAAAACTTCCTGCTGCCCAAGATCGTTTCGCACTTCAGCCGCAAGGCAGGCACCATCGAACTGGGCAACCTCGACGTATGGCGCGATTTCAGCGACGTACGTGCGGTGGTGCAGGCTTACCGCGGGCTGATCGAAGCGCGCCCGCTGGGGCAGACGGTGAACGTCAGCTCCGGGCAAACCCATTCGCTGCGCGAAGTCATCGCTAAATGCTCGGCCATTACCGGGCACCAGATCGACGTGCAGGTGAACCCGGCCTTTGTCCGCGCCAACGAGGTCAAGACCTTGTGCGGCGACAACAGCCTGCTGCGTAGCCTGGTACCCGGCTGGCAAACCCCGACACTGGATGAAACCCTGGGTTGGATGCTTGCGGGTAAATGAAGCTCATCCTTTCCGTCGAGCCGATCCGCTTCCCGCTGACCGGCATTGGGCGCTATACCTACGAACTGGCGTCGCGGCTGCAGAAAAGTAGCGAGATCACCGACCTGCAGCTGTTTGCCGGGCGGCGCTTCCTGCCAGGCCTGCCCCAGCCTTCGGACCAGTCCGATGCCGTGCATGGCCTCAAGCGTTTCGTGCAGAAGAACGCCTTGGCGGTCGAAGCGTATCGCCGGCTGATGCCCTTTTTGCGCAAGCGGGCGTTGCAGGGCTATGAAGAATTCATCTACCACAGCCCCAATTACTACCTGCCGCCCTTCGCCGGCCGCAGTGTGGCGACCTTCCACGACTTGTCACCGTTCACCTGGGCGCACTGCCATGCGCCGCAGATTGCGCGTTACCTGCAAAAAGAGCTCATGCTTACGCTGGAGCGCGCCGATGCGTTGATCACCGATTCGCATTACACCCGTCAGGAGCTGGCCGATTACTTTGCCTGGCCCATCGAGCGCATCCATGCGGTGCCGCTGGCCAGCTCGCCGGAGTTCTACCCGCGTAGCCCCGAAATGCTCCGCGAAACCCTTGCCCGTCATGGCCTGGAGCCAGGCGGTTACAGCCTGTTCGTGGGCACCATCGAGCCACGCAAGAACATCGAAACCTTGCTGGACGCCTACGGCAGGTTACCGCTGGCGCTGCGCCAGCGCTGGCCGCTGATGCTTACCGGCTACCACGGTTGGCGCAGCGAAGCGATCCACGCCCGCATCGCCCAGGCGCAGCAGCAGGGCTGGGCCCGTTACCTGGGTTTCGCTGCCGCCCAAGACCTGCCGTTGCTGTTTGCCGGGGCCCGGTTGTTCACCTTCCCCTCGCATTACGAAGGGTTCGGTTTGCCCGTGCTCGAAGCCATGAGCTCCGGGGTGCCAGTGGTGTGTTCCAACAGCTCGTCGCTGCCTGAAGTGGCAGGCCAGGCCGCCTTGATGTGCGCGCCCGATGACGTGGACGGCCTGACGGCGCTGTTGCAGCGCGGGCTTGAGGATCAAGCCTGGCGCGCGGCCGCCGTAGAGCAGGGGCTGCGCCATGCCGGCGGGTTTTCGTGGGAGCGCTGCACGCAAGCCACCCTCGAGGTTTACCGCAAAGTCAGGGAAGGGCAATGATCAAGGTTCTGCATTTTTTCAAGACCTACTACCCCGACTCCATGGGCGGTATCGAGCAGGTCATTTTCCAGATCGCCGAAGGTTGCCGAGCCGAAGGTATCGATTCGCAAGTGCTCTACCTCAGCAACCGCGGGGCGGCGCGCAACCAGCCGGTGGCCAACCACCTGGCCCACCGCGCCAAGCTTGACCTGCACCTAGCCTCTACCGGCTTCTCGCTGTCGGCGCTCAAAGACTTCACCGAGCTGGCCAGGGAGGCGGATATCGTGCATTACCATTTCCCCTGGCCGTACATGGACCTTGTGCATTTCATGGCACGGGTGAACAAGCCGTCTGTGGTGAGCTACCACTCGGATATCGTCAAGCAGAAGTGGTTGCTCAAACTCTACCAGCCGTTGATGCACCGGTTTTTCCAGAGCGTGGACCGGGTTGTCGCCTCATCGCCCAACTATGCCGCGCATAGCCCGGTGCTGACGCGCTTCAAAGACAAGGTCTCGATCATCCCCTATGGCCTGGACCGGTCGACCTACCCCAAGGCATCCGCGCAAAAGCTGGCGTACTGGCGCGCGCGGTTGGGTGAGCGGTTTTTCCTGTTCGTCGGCGCGTTGCGCTACTACAAGGGCCTTGACTATTTGCTGCAGGCCGCAAAACTCAATGGCTTGCCAGTGGCGATCATGGGCGGGGGCTTCCTTGAAGGGCAGCTTAAGCAGCAGGCAGCCGAACTGGGTTTGGAAAATGTGCACTTTCTCGGCGGGCTGCCCGATGAAGACAAAGCCGCGCTGCTGGAGCTGTGCTACGGCTTCGTGTTCCCGTCGCACCTGCGCTCCGAGTCGTTCGGCATTTCGCTGCTGGAGGCTGCCATGTATGGCAAGCCGCTGATTTCCTGTGAAATGGGCTCGGGTACCACGTTCATCAACCTGGCCGATCAGACCGGGCTGGTGGTGCCGCCCCGGGATGCCACGGCGCTCGCACAGGCCATGCAGCGCCTGTGGGACGCCCCAGCCATGGCCCAGGCCATGGGGGCCAAGGCGTTGCAGCGCTATGAAGAGGTGTTTACCGCGCCTTTGATGGCCGCCTCTTACGCCGAACTTTACCGTAGCCTGTTACAAGGCAGGCAAGGCCACGCCTGATTCCCAGGGGGCCGGCTGCCCGTGCACTAATGTTACGCCTGCGGGCTGGATGTTCACTCATGGATAGACAAACCATTCTTGTCACCGGCGCCAGCGGTTTTGTCGGCAGCGCGCTCTGCCGCAGGCTGGCGTCAATAGGTGTTTACGCCCCTCGGGCGGCTTTGCGCCATGCTGGGACGGGGCCGGCGGACATACCGGCGGTCACCGTAGGCGACCTGGCCGCCACGACCGATTGGCGTGAAGCTCTGGCCGGCGTCGATGCCGTGGTGCACGCCGCCGCGCGCGTGCATGTGATGAAAGAAACCGCCGCTGACAGCCTGGCCGCGTTCCGTCGGGTGAATGTCGAGGGCACGCTCAACCTCGCCCGGCAAGCCGCCGCGGCAGGCGTACGGCGCTTCGTGTTCATCAGCTCGGTCAAGGTCAACGGCGAGGCCAGTATTGCAGGCCGGCCCCTGCGCGCCGATGACGCGGCCATGCCACTGGATGCCTACGGCATTTCCAAACATGAAGCGGAGCAGGCGTTGTGCCAGCTAGCCGTGGCCACCGGGATGGAGGTTGTGATTATCCGGCCGGTGCTGGTCTATGGCCCTGGGGTCAAAGCCAACTTCCACAGCATGATGCGCTGGGTGCAGCGCGGGGTGCCTTTGCCGCTGGGGGCTGTCGACAACCGGCGTAGCCTGGTCTCGGTGCAAAACCTCGTGGATCTTGTGGTTACCTGCATCGATCACCCACAGGCCCGTAACCAGACCTTCATGGCCAGCGATGGTGAGGATGTTTCCTTGAGCGAGCTCTTGC from Pseudomonas putida includes the following:
- a CDS encoding HlyD family type I secretion periplasmic adaptor subunit, giving the protein MSSKAITTFDHNFDDMPTSDRGIRRIGLTIVFVTFGIFGTWAAVAPLSNAVHGSGVVTVQNYRKTVQHLEGGIVKELLARDGDMVKQGDPLIVLDEAQLSSEYESTRNQLIVARYKEARLRAERDGLQAIPPVTMDGTDSDRAMEALAGEQQVFKARHDALQGEISVNRERIEQMKQQIAGLNDMIRTKRNLEKSYTGEIKQLKELLAEGFVDNQRLLEQERKLDLLKTEVADHESTITKTKLQIGETELQIVQLKKKFDSDVANELSEVQAQVFDLQEKEAALRDRLSRVVIRAPESGMVLDMKVHTIGGVVSAATPLLDIVPASSELVVEAKVATKDIDRLELGKTADIRFSAFNQATTPVIEGTLIRISADSLTEERTGDPYYLVRVKVTEDGMEKLGNRKLQPGMPADVLINAGDRTMLQYLLKPARNMFAESLIEE
- a CDS encoding type I secretion system permease/ATPase, translating into MSSQSENNLQTALKACKSSFLSVGFFSFFVNALMLVPTFFMIQVSGRVVPSSSTSTLLMLTLILTILVATMGALEWVRSRIMVRISNRLDVMLSRDVYRASFKRALNSGGSDATAQSLNDLTALRQFFTGTGLFAFFDAPWFPIYTAVMFLFHPWFGWMTLGCGVALAVLAVVNHRVTGKALATANKENVASNVITTKTLRNAEVIESMGMLETLMNRWAKRQRNIMLLQSEASDKGGVVTSISKTFRTWSQSIMLAIGAYLVVTHEINPGLLMAGSLLLGRALSPIDQMIGSWKGFVAAKVQYDRLSKVMDDLNKEPERMPLPAPEGHIQVENLIVAPPGAKAPVLRSISFVAPAGSVVGIVGPSAAGKSTLVRALMGIWPPQHGVVRLDGADISTWDKQALGPYVGYLPQDIELFEGSISENIARFDKVDPQKVVQAAQMAGVHEMILMLPDGYDTVIGKDGVNLSGGQRQRIGLARAVYGNPRLIVLDEPNSNLDDVGERALGVALQKLKETGATVFIVSHRPNILTRLDRVLVMAGGTISMYGERDRVIAELAAQQAKGQQRVAQPAAPQPPAVAPTAPRPAPPAAPAAAPVTTTSTGA
- a CDS encoding UDP-glucose 4-epimerase family protein, producing the protein MDRQTILVTGASGFVGSALCRRLASIGVYAPRAALRHAGTGPADIPAVTVGDLAATTDWREALAGVDAVVHAAARVHVMKETAADSLAAFRRVNVEGTLNLARQAAAAGVRRFVFISSVKVNGEASIAGRPLRADDAAMPLDAYGISKHEAEQALCQLAVATGMEVVIIRPVLVYGPGVKANFHSMMRWVQRGVPLPLGAVDNRRSLVSVQNLVDLVVTCIDHPQARNQTFMASDGEDVSLSELLRALGRALGRPARLLPVPPALLQRAANLLGRHDLAQRLLGSLQVDIAKNQQLLGWRPPFTLQQGLDATARSFLETHRP
- a CDS encoding GDP-mannose 4,6-dehydratase, yielding MQMASKRALITGIQGFTGRYMAAELRASGYEVVGTGSQVLDAPDYHQVDLTDGPGLRALLAEVQPDVIVHLAAIAFVGHGAADAFYQVNLVGTRNLLEAIAACGKAPDCVLIASSANVYGNVSEGMLGEQTPPAPANDYAVSKLAMEYMARLWFDRLPIVITRPFNYTGVGQAENFLLPKIVSHFSRKAGTIELGNLDVWRDFSDVRAVVQAYRGLIEARPLGQTVNVSSGQTHSLREVIAKCSAITGHQIDVQVNPAFVRANEVKTLCGDNSLLRSLVPGWQTPTLDETLGWMLAGK
- a CDS encoding TolC family outer membrane protein; this translates as MIVLRLLPGVLICMTAWQAMAVESQGEMPKGVAASTYALDLAGLYREARLEDPRVLAAYARARSAAEQQREALGGLLPQVSANANSSRVLRKNELSRDIYNNESYSLSLTQYLYNKPAWERYQKSKSVKAQKGQQAEDTLAEATVDLAKRYFVALAADDELALVQAERRATQKNLDRVSMMFDRQMAKITDKLDMQARVDSLAAQEVDARNQVQVSREALAEIVGRPINEPLSRVRNDVALQAPTRPLQSWITQAVETNPMLKASQSGAEAANAAVREGKGEHYPQLSLSLSAQQSDQGYDNTQAPRSDSYVATFGVKIPIYSGGSTSARVRGLYDEQLAAEEQMEGVRRQVVKETTTAYLTAQSSVEKIRANRNALSSAQKSSVAAQKAFTYGVVNAVDVLTAVQNEFKARRDLLRSQYDFITNLFLLNRWAGELNQESVDNVNVWLSPVPETSLPGGDVARVDGAAALN
- a CDS encoding glycosyltransferase family 4 protein, with the translated sequence MIKVLHFFKTYYPDSMGGIEQVIFQIAEGCRAEGIDSQVLYLSNRGAARNQPVANHLAHRAKLDLHLASTGFSLSALKDFTELAREADIVHYHFPWPYMDLVHFMARVNKPSVVSYHSDIVKQKWLLKLYQPLMHRFFQSVDRVVASSPNYAAHSPVLTRFKDKVSIIPYGLDRSTYPKASAQKLAYWRARLGERFFLFVGALRYYKGLDYLLQAAKLNGLPVAIMGGGFLEGQLKQQAAELGLENVHFLGGLPDEDKAALLELCYGFVFPSHLRSESFGISLLEAAMYGKPLISCEMGSGTTFINLADQTGLVVPPRDATALAQAMQRLWDAPAMAQAMGAKALQRYEEVFTAPLMAASYAELYRSLLQGRQGHA
- a CDS encoding glycosyltransferase family 4 protein, with the protein product MKLILSVEPIRFPLTGIGRYTYELASRLQKSSEITDLQLFAGRRFLPGLPQPSDQSDAVHGLKRFVQKNALAVEAYRRLMPFLRKRALQGYEEFIYHSPNYYLPPFAGRSVATFHDLSPFTWAHCHAPQIARYLQKELMLTLERADALITDSHYTRQELADYFAWPIERIHAVPLASSPEFYPRSPEMLRETLARHGLEPGGYSLFVGTIEPRKNIETLLDAYGRLPLALRQRWPLMLTGYHGWRSEAIHARIAQAQQQGWARYLGFAAAQDLPLLFAGARLFTFPSHYEGFGLPVLEAMSSGVPVVCSNSSSLPEVAGQAALMCAPDDVDGLTALLQRGLEDQAWRAAAVEQGLRHAGGFSWERCTQATLEVYRKVREGQ
- the gmd gene encoding GDP-mannose 4,6-dehydratase, which codes for MKAIVTGITGQDGAYLAELLLEKGYTVYGTYRRTSSVNFWRIEELGIHTNPNLHLVEYDLTDLSASIRLLQTTEATEVYNLAAQSFVGVSFEQPLTTAEITGLGAVNLLEAIRIVNPKVRFYQASTSEMFGKVQEIPQVETTPFYPRSPYGVAKLYAHWMTINYRESYNIFATSGILFNHESPLRGREFVTRKITDSVAKIKLGLLDKLELGNLDAKRDWGFAKEYVEGMWRMLQAEVPDTFVLATNRTETVRDFVTMAFKAAGIEINWSGKDEAEQGTCAASGKVLVVINPKFYRPAEVELLIGNPAKAKEVLGWEPKTSLEELCRMMVEADLRRNEKGFSF